In Streptomyces sp. NBC_01717, one DNA window encodes the following:
- a CDS encoding nitrate- and nitrite sensing domain-containing protein, with the protein MRPPRTTPDPGTTAAARPSAQPSPDSSPPPAARGRRAHAGPPADESVEHDVRLLLTQDTSGPRGRWTLRPRTVRAKIISLLMVPVVSLLALWGFATVNTAQEVAQLRQLQQVDKEVRAPISTAVAALQAERRAALLQTVAPSSARAAALEQQAGRTDTALAALRIDKQHTIADTGSLPTSVADRLDRFLDRTHELRTAGDRDRDGKQERDENAVFERYTRAVTAGFAVSGAVTGIQDDALGSDARVLLELARADEMLAREDALLATAGLTKSLDGDRLVQFTGAAETRRNLIETAGADLPAAERLTWQKFTARPAYRRIVAAEEQVLAASPGEEAARAVNTADWETAAASVRSELRTIDTRAAERAADRTDPLTRGLFSPSGAAVLFGCVAVAASLVISVRIGRALVVELVSLRNSALEIARRKLPRAMQRLRAGETLDIQAEAPPGLASHDEIGQVGEALGTVHRAALSAAVERAELADGISGVFVNLARRSQVLVHRQLNLLDSMERRADDPDELGNLFRLDHLTTRMRRHAESLIILSGAAPGRAWRMPVPLTNVVRAAVSEIEDYARVEVRQLPDAAVKGTAVADLTHLLAELVENAAQFSPPHTKVRISGEPVGNGYALEIEDRGLGMGNELLGEANRRIEQAEALDLFDSDRLGLFVVSRLSVRHHIKVKLRTSPYGGTTAVVLLPTALLQGALPAGEETAAPEKATVERRHDGDGDRVPFGPGPGPRAVRPQATAFPAPAPVHALESRTAPPAGVTSLRPRARRTDEDGAEGRSAVRPTPRSESGSADDDGTLPRRVRQASLVPQLREEPRPEPARREDGSGADTPVERTPEQARDRMTAYRNGWVRGGGTAPGTPAPRRNITEPRPRPGSEGDHA; encoded by the coding sequence ATGCGCCCACCCCGCACGACCCCGGACCCCGGCACGACGGCCGCCGCACGGCCCAGCGCCCAGCCCTCGCCCGACTCCTCGCCCCCGCCCGCGGCGCGCGGACGACGCGCGCACGCGGGACCGCCGGCCGACGAGAGCGTCGAGCACGACGTGCGGCTGCTCCTGACGCAGGACACATCCGGGCCACGTGGACGCTGGACCCTGAGGCCGAGGACCGTACGAGCGAAGATCATCTCGCTTCTGATGGTGCCCGTCGTCTCGCTGCTCGCCCTGTGGGGTTTCGCCACGGTCAACACCGCCCAGGAGGTGGCACAGCTACGGCAGTTGCAACAGGTCGACAAAGAGGTCCGGGCCCCGATATCGACCGCTGTCGCCGCACTCCAGGCCGAACGCAGAGCCGCCCTGCTCCAGACCGTCGCCCCCAGCAGCGCCCGCGCCGCCGCCCTGGAACAGCAGGCCGGCCGCACCGACACCGCGCTCGCCGCCCTGCGAATCGACAAGCAGCACACCATCGCCGACACGGGCAGCCTTCCGACGAGCGTCGCCGACCGGCTCGACCGGTTCCTCGACCGCACCCACGAACTGCGCACGGCGGGCGACCGGGACCGGGACGGGAAGCAGGAGCGCGACGAGAACGCGGTGTTCGAGCGGTACACCCGGGCCGTCACCGCGGGTTTCGCCGTCTCCGGCGCTGTGACCGGAATCCAGGACGACGCGCTCGGATCCGATGCACGGGTCCTGCTCGAACTGGCCCGCGCCGACGAGATGCTGGCCCGCGAGGACGCCCTGCTCGCCACCGCCGGCCTCACCAAGAGCCTCGACGGCGACCGACTGGTGCAGTTCACCGGAGCGGCGGAGACCCGCAGGAACCTCATCGAGACCGCGGGCGCCGATCTGCCGGCCGCCGAACGCCTCACCTGGCAGAAGTTCACAGCCCGGCCCGCATACCGCCGGATCGTGGCGGCCGAGGAGCAGGTGCTGGCGGCATCGCCCGGAGAAGAAGCCGCACGGGCGGTGAACACCGCCGACTGGGAAACGGCCGCCGCGAGCGTACGGAGCGAGCTGCGCACCATCGACACCCGCGCCGCGGAACGGGCCGCGGACCGCACCGACCCGCTGACCCGCGGCCTGTTCAGTCCGTCCGGAGCGGCCGTCCTCTTCGGCTGCGTCGCCGTGGCCGCCTCGCTGGTCATCTCCGTACGCATCGGCCGCGCGCTCGTCGTGGAGCTCGTCAGTCTCCGTAACAGCGCACTGGAGATCGCCCGCCGCAAACTGCCCCGCGCCATGCAGCGACTCCGGGCCGGCGAGACCCTCGACATCCAGGCCGAAGCCCCACCCGGCCTGGCCTCCCACGACGAGATCGGACAGGTCGGCGAGGCCCTCGGCACCGTGCACCGGGCCGCCCTCAGCGCCGCCGTCGAACGAGCCGAACTGGCCGACGGCATCTCGGGCGTCTTCGTCAACCTCGCCCGCCGCAGCCAGGTGCTTGTCCACCGCCAGCTGAACCTCCTCGACAGCATGGAGCGCCGCGCCGACGACCCCGACGAACTGGGCAACCTGTTCCGCCTCGACCACCTCACCACCCGGATGCGGCGGCATGCGGAGAGCCTGATCATCCTGTCCGGCGCCGCCCCCGGCCGCGCGTGGCGGATGCCCGTACCGCTGACCAACGTCGTACGCGCGGCCGTGTCCGAGATCGAGGACTATGCCCGGGTGGAGGTACGGCAACTGCCCGACGCCGCAGTCAAGGGCACGGCGGTCGCCGACCTCACTCACCTCCTCGCCGAACTCGTCGAGAACGCAGCGCAGTTCTCACCGCCGCACACCAAGGTACGGATCAGCGGCGAGCCGGTCGGCAACGGCTACGCCCTGGAGATCGAGGACCGCGGACTCGGCATGGGCAACGAACTCCTCGGCGAGGCCAACCGGCGCATCGAGCAGGCGGAGGCCCTCGACCTGTTCGACAGCGACCGACTCGGCCTCTTCGTCGTCAGCAGGCTCTCGGTCCGGCACCACATCAAAGTCAAGCTGCGCACCTCCCCGTACGGTGGAACGACCGCCGTGGTCCTGCTGCCGACCGCGCTCCTGCAGGGTGCGCTTCCGGCGGGCGAGGAAACGGCCGCACCTGAGAAGGCGACGGTCGAGCGCCGACACGACGGCGACGGTGACCGCGTGCCGTTCGGACCGGGACCGGGCCCGCGTGCGGTGCGCCCCCAGGCCACGGCGTTCCCCGCTCCGGCCCCGGTGCACGCCCTCGAATCCCGGACGGCACCCCCGGCCGGAGTCACCTCGCTGCGCCCGCGTGCCCGCCGAACGGACGAGGACGGGGCGGAGGGCAGGAGCGCGGTCAGGCCGACGCCCCGGAGCGAGAGCGGCAGCGCGGACGACGACGGCACACTGCCCCGCCGCGTCCGGCAGGCCAGTCTCGTGCCGCAACTGCGCGAGGAGCCCCGTCCCGAACCGGCCCGGCGCGAGGACGGGAGTGGTGCGGACACCCCGGTGGAGCGCACCCCGGAGCAGGCCAGGGACCGGATGACCGCCTACCGCAACGGCTGGGTACGCGGTGGCGGCACCGCCCCCGGCACACCCGCACCCCGCCGGAACATCACCGAACCCCGCCCCCGCCCCGGCAGCGAAGGAGACCACGCATGA
- a CDS encoding oxygenase MpaB family protein, with translation MKRYDRLKEIQRLDPERDFLEIYRLTATYEFPWDITRALELALYRTYAVPSIGRLLAETAELTGRAQKRYDDTALLLDAVVEHGFDSDSGRTAIRRINQMHRSYDISNDDMRYVLCTFVVVPKRWIDTYGWRRLSDHELQAFAVYYRTLGDRMGIKGVPQTFEEFERTLDAYEDEHFGWDEGARKVSDATLALMASWYPGPLAPVLRKASLALLDDALLRAFRYERPGPVARGLTRGALRLRARAVRLLPPRSTAHYARQNPEIKGYPDGYEIGGLGTFPTVPGQCA, from the coding sequence GTGAAGCGATACGACCGGCTGAAGGAGATCCAGCGTCTCGATCCGGAACGGGATTTCCTGGAGATCTACCGGCTGACAGCCACCTACGAGTTCCCCTGGGACATCACCCGGGCCCTCGAACTGGCCCTCTATCGTACATATGCCGTCCCCAGCATCGGCCGACTCCTCGCCGAGACGGCAGAGCTGACGGGCCGTGCCCAGAAGCGGTACGACGACACCGCACTCCTCCTCGACGCCGTCGTGGAGCACGGTTTCGACAGCGATTCGGGGCGCACGGCTATCCGCCGGATCAATCAGATGCACCGCAGCTACGACATCAGCAACGACGACATGCGCTACGTGCTGTGTACGTTCGTCGTCGTCCCGAAGCGCTGGATCGACACGTACGGCTGGCGCCGGCTCTCCGACCACGAACTGCAGGCGTTCGCCGTCTACTACCGCACCCTGGGCGACCGCATGGGTATCAAGGGCGTGCCTCAGACTTTCGAGGAGTTCGAGCGCACCCTCGACGCGTACGAGGACGAGCACTTCGGCTGGGACGAGGGCGCGCGCAAGGTCTCCGACGCCACGCTGGCGCTGATGGCCTCCTGGTATCCGGGCCCGCTCGCACCCGTCCTGCGCAAGGCGAGCCTGGCGCTCCTCGACGATGCGCTGCTGCGGGCCTTCCGTTACGAACGTCCCGGCCCCGTCGCCCGTGGTCTCACTCGCGGCGCGCTGCGGCTGCGGGCGCGGGCCGTGCGACTGCTGCCGCCCCGCTCCACCGCGCACTACGCGCGCCAGAACCCGGAGATCAAGGGCTACCCCGACGGCTACGAGATCGGCGGGCTCGGTACGTTCCCGACCGTTCCTGGCCAGTGTGCATGA
- a CDS encoding transposase, whose product MGGVRKLTASFVVAGPCGVAVRDRLKHLTTEDERVLRAVGAHQGTLASRDLKTRCADGLEHGADTWAARKRDLTKESSSRIAGAITKATHDQWALARRCQAAHIQNLAAGIKMLRHRLSLPLGERGTKRAAGGYRSKSEWFRKSRRLAALEARHTAAVADWQAGRVRVVRGGKRHFNTRHHLTEARLTEDEWRQRWEAERWFIAADGESGKRFGNETIRVTPDGEVSIKLPVPLAHLANTRHGRYTLTARIAFAHRGAEWADRITANRAVAYRIHLDVERGRWYLTALWQRPVVQTIPLETARARGMVGVDTNADHFAAYRLDRHGNPIGDPHRFGYDLSGTAGHRDAQIRHALTRLINWAVRAGVAAIGIEDLDFTTEKTREKHGRRKRFRQLISGMPTGELKARLVSMASEQGLAVVAVDPAYTSRWGAQHWQKPLTTPHRKMSRHDAAGIAIGRRALGHPVRRRTAPPPHDRSDRAGHRTAQAGPSDRGREGACPPTTDRPPGGPLPSGKRKRGTSASNTVRDAPSTHRWVQDSLMHTGQERSGTYRARRSRSRRGSP is encoded by the coding sequence GTGGGTGGTGTGCGGAAGCTGACGGCCTCGTTCGTGGTGGCCGGGCCGTGCGGGGTGGCGGTCCGGGACCGTCTCAAGCACCTGACCACCGAGGACGAGAGGGTGCTGCGTGCGGTCGGTGCGCACCAGGGCACGCTTGCTTCTCGTGATCTCAAGACCCGCTGTGCGGACGGTCTGGAGCACGGTGCGGACACCTGGGCAGCGCGTAAGCGGGACCTGACGAAGGAGTCGTCGTCGCGTATCGCGGGTGCGATCACGAAGGCCACGCATGATCAGTGGGCGCTGGCGCGCCGTTGCCAGGCCGCGCACATCCAGAACCTGGCAGCCGGGATCAAGATGCTGCGGCACCGGCTGTCCCTCCCGCTCGGGGAGAGGGGCACCAAGCGGGCTGCGGGTGGCTACCGGTCGAAGAGCGAGTGGTTCCGCAAGTCCCGCCGCCTCGCGGCACTCGAGGCGCGGCACACGGCGGCAGTAGCCGACTGGCAGGCCGGACGGGTGCGGGTGGTACGGGGCGGCAAACGTCACTTCAACACCCGCCACCACCTCACCGAGGCCCGTCTCACCGAAGACGAGTGGCGACAACGGTGGGAGGCGGAACGCTGGTTCATCGCCGCCGATGGTGAGTCGGGGAAGCGGTTCGGGAACGAGACGATCCGCGTCACCCCGGACGGCGAAGTGTCCATCAAGCTGCCCGTTCCGCTCGCGCACCTGGCCAACACCCGGCACGGCCGGTACACCCTCACCGCCCGCATTGCGTTCGCGCATCGGGGCGCGGAATGGGCCGACCGCATCACCGCGAACCGGGCCGTCGCCTACCGCATCCACCTCGACGTGGAGCGAGGCCGCTGGTACCTCACGGCCTTGTGGCAGCGCCCCGTCGTGCAGACCATCCCGTTGGAGACCGCCCGCGCCAGGGGCATGGTCGGTGTCGACACCAACGCGGACCATTTCGCCGCCTACCGGCTCGACCGGCATGGCAACCCCATCGGTGACCCGCACCGCTTCGGCTACGACCTGTCCGGGACCGCCGGCCACCGCGACGCACAGATCCGCCACGCCCTGACCCGGTTGATCAACTGGGCGGTGCGGGCTGGTGTCGCCGCGATCGGCATCGAAGACCTCGACTTCACCACCGAGAAGACCCGGGAGAAGCACGGCCGCAGGAAGCGGTTCAGGCAGCTCATCTCCGGCATGCCGACCGGCGAGCTCAAGGCCCGGCTGGTCTCAATGGCCTCCGAACAGGGTCTTGCGGTCGTTGCGGTCGACCCGGCCTACACCAGCAGGTGGGGTGCCCAGCACTGGCAGAAACCACTGACCACCCCACACCGAAAGATGTCCCGTCACGATGCCGCGGGTATCGCGATCGGACGACGCGCCCTGGGACACCCTGTCCGGCGTCGGACGGCACCGCCCCCACACGACCGGAGTGATCGTGCGGGGCATCGGACCGCCCAGGCCGGACCGAGTGACCGGGGGCGTGAGGGAGCCTGCCCACCCACAACGGACCGGCCCCCTGGAGGGCCGTTGCCGAGCGGGAAGCGAAAGCGGGGGACCAGTGCATCCAACACCGTTCGGGATGCGCCCAGTACGCACCGGTGGGTTCAGGACTCACTCATGCACACTGGCCAGGAACGGTCGGGAACGTACCGAGCCCGCCGATCTCGTAGCCGTCGGGGTAGCCCTTGA
- a CDS encoding MHYT domain-containing protein yields the protein MGHLDHATFGWLTPALSYAMAVIGSALGLSCTVRALDTSGRSRRNWLIAAASALGTGIWTMHFVAMLGFGVTGTDIRYNVPLTLLSLLGAMAVVGCGVFAVGYSRDRTRALLVGGFGTGLGVASMHYLGMAALRLHGTIDYDPLRVALSVVIAVVAATAALWAALNIKSPRAVALASLVMGAAVSSMHYTGMMAVGVRVTASDVELPGASTMQFIFPLAVGLGSYLFLTSAFVALSPTARERAAYVSAGRSAEPAEGDALAPARSAQRGRDPHTRRDPRGHDPSPAATP from the coding sequence ATGGGACACCTGGACCACGCCACCTTCGGCTGGCTGACACCTGCGCTGTCGTACGCGATGGCAGTGATTGGCTCGGCGCTCGGACTGAGCTGCACCGTGCGCGCACTCGACACGAGCGGCCGTTCGCGCCGCAACTGGCTGATCGCGGCCGCATCCGCCCTCGGCACCGGCATCTGGACGATGCACTTCGTCGCGATGCTCGGCTTCGGCGTGACCGGAACCGACATCCGCTACAACGTGCCGCTGACCCTGCTCAGCCTGCTCGGCGCCATGGCGGTGGTCGGATGCGGGGTCTTCGCTGTCGGCTACAGCCGTGACCGCACCAGGGCACTGCTCGTCGGAGGATTCGGCACCGGACTCGGCGTCGCCAGCATGCATTACCTGGGCATGGCGGCACTGCGGCTGCACGGCACGATCGACTACGACCCGTTGCGGGTCGCACTCTCCGTCGTCATCGCCGTCGTCGCCGCGACGGCGGCCCTGTGGGCGGCGCTGAACATCAAGTCACCGCGTGCCGTCGCCCTCGCCTCGCTCGTCATGGGCGCGGCGGTCAGCAGCATGCACTACACGGGCATGATGGCCGTCGGCGTCCGCGTGACCGCCTCCGACGTGGAACTTCCCGGGGCATCGACGATGCAGTTCATCTTCCCCCTGGCCGTCGGACTCGGCTCGTACCTCTTCCTGACGTCGGCGTTCGTCGCCCTCTCGCCGACGGCCCGCGAGCGTGCCGCGTACGTCTCCGCCGGGCGCAGTGCGGAGCCCGCCGAAGGGGACGCCCTGGCCCCGGCACGATCCGCGCAACGCGGACGCGATCCCCACACACGGCGTGACCCGCGCGGCCACGACCCCTCGCCCGCCGCCACGCCCTGA
- a CDS encoding class I SAM-dependent methyltransferase, which produces MADHHTHVQDFFTARAADWDTRFPDDAPAYAAAVEALGLRPGDAVLDAGCGTGRALPALRDAVGPQGTVLGADLTSAMLQAAVRAGRDRNGQLLLADVARLPLRNASLDAVFGAGLISHLSHPGPDLAELARVVRPGGQLALFHPIGRAALAARHGRRITDDDLRAEPSLRPLLAHSGWRLDSYTDEDARFLALAVRAD; this is translated from the coding sequence ATGGCCGATCACCACACACATGTCCAGGACTTCTTCACCGCCCGCGCCGCGGACTGGGACACCCGATTTCCCGACGACGCTCCCGCCTATGCGGCCGCCGTCGAAGCACTCGGGCTGCGCCCCGGCGACGCCGTGCTCGACGCGGGATGCGGTACGGGACGGGCTCTGCCTGCACTGCGCGACGCCGTCGGGCCACAGGGCACGGTTCTGGGTGCGGATCTCACCTCGGCGATGCTCCAGGCGGCGGTACGGGCCGGACGCGACCGGAACGGTCAGCTGCTGCTCGCCGATGTGGCCCGGCTGCCTCTGCGGAACGCCTCGCTCGACGCAGTGTTCGGTGCCGGGCTCATCTCCCACCTGTCACATCCCGGACCGGACCTGGCCGAGCTGGCGCGCGTCGTCCGGCCCGGCGGGCAGCTGGCACTGTTCCACCCGATCGGCCGGGCCGCACTCGCGGCGCGCCACGGCCGCCGGATCACGGACGACGATCTGCGGGCCGAGCCCAGCCTCCGGCCGCTGCTCGCACATTCGGGCTGGCGGTTGGACTCGTACACCGATGAGGATGCCCGATTCCTCGCACTCGCCGTGCGGGCGGACTGA